One window from the genome of Vicugna pacos chromosome 21, VicPac4, whole genome shotgun sequence encodes:
- the SMIM42 gene encoding small integral membrane protein 42, with the protein MSSPQLLAFLWDKGTLNVALPAPAYLVKALFFFVLLMALVTLLILVWKVAKDKSNKSRESVQGKEATPLA; encoded by the coding sequence ATGTCTTCCCCACAACTTCTAGCCTTCTTATGGGACAAGGGTACACTCAACGTTGCCTTACCTGCTCCTGCTTACCTAGTGAAAGCTCTCTTCTTCTTTGTGCTCCTGATGGCTCTGGTCACTCTCCTCATCCTGGTCTGGAAAGTAGCCAAAGACAAAAGCAACAAGAGCAGAGAATCAGTCCAAGGGAAGGAGGCAACACCTCTGGCATGA